In Aspergillus fumigatus Af293 chromosome 4, whole genome shotgun sequence, one genomic interval encodes:
- a CDS encoding putative GPI anchored protein, whose protein sequence is MLLSLVTVISVFQLAIATNLNPPILYSRHAAQEGSLEKRETCEDGSRCLLGSCCGDGCALNCCALDNGGCKPFPSFPPPPPPSSPLLSRLMSDGHLQWAAESPNGASSAGMCLSGVVGISWGRVVSFLLFKLVLTAQGLHGRGDACHGPHALLDCDARGADGCEDYAYEYEDDYDDDGADVYCDFGDEKRDCDCDCHCHCHCNRVKKHDHEGDTSVAAETTSSTSHRSAATTAAFSPNNNGASAMGVEAPVLAGMVALGAVLL, encoded by the exons TCTTCCAGCTGGCGATCGCCACCAACCTCAACCCCCCGATCCTCTATTCCCGCCACGCCGCACAAGAAGGGTCTCTTGAGAAACGCGAAACCTGCGAAGATGGCTCCCGGTGTCTGTTGGGATCATGCTGCGGCGACGGATGCGCCTTGAACTGCTGCGCGTTGGACAACGGCGGCTGTAAgcccttcccttcctttcccccccccccccccccttcctCTCCACTACTGAGTAGACTAATGAGTGACGGCCATCTACAGTGGGCTGCGGAATCACCGAACGGTGCCAGTTCCGCGGGAATGTGTTTGTCGGGTGTTGTGGGAATCTCCTGGGGTAGGGTCGTTTCGTTCCTTCTTTTCAAGCTGGTGCTGACGGCGCAGGGGCTGCACGGGCGAGGCGACGCATGTCACGGTCCACACGCCCTACTCGACTGTGACGCTCGGGGCGCCGACGGATGCGAGGACTACGCGTACGAGTACGAGGACGactacgacgacgacggagCAGATGTTTACTGCGATTTCGGTGACGAAAAGcgcgactgcgactgcgactgccactgccactgccactgcaACCGGGTCAAGAAGCACGACCACGAGGGAGA CACAAGTGTAGCGGCCGAGACCACGTCTAGTACTAGCCACCGTAGTGCCGCGACCACGGCAGCATTCTCGCCGAATAACAACGGAGCCTCTGCTATGGGAGTGGAAGCGCCCGTTCTGGCTGGGATGGTTGCGTTGGGTGCGGTTTTGTTGTGA